CTTGTTCCAGGTGTATATGTCTGAGCAGATTTTGAAGGAATTGTTCCAGTTATTTGTCCAGCATCTACAGTCGCAGTTTTTCCACTTAATAAATCTCCTGCTACCGCATTTCCACCACCTCCTTTACCCTGTAAGATAAAAGAATCCGAACTACTTTCGTAGACTAAGTTGGCTGGTAAATTTGCCCTTACATTTGTGACATCATTTCCAAAATAGTCTTTTACTGCTTTTGCACCAGTACCCCCTACATTTACAGTAATAGCTCCAGTGCTTGCAGCATTAAATTTTACTACTAATAATTGTCCATCTTGTAAAGTGAACCCTGTTGGAGCTGTTAAGGTATAAGCATTACCCGAATTGGTAGTTGTACCTAAACTTAAAATTTTATTATCTGAATAAGTCTTATTATCTTCAACAGAAGGTTTCCAATCTGTTATCATTGTACCAGTTTCCACTTGGGCATTTGCTACATAAAAAGTTACTGTACTTCCACTGGTGTCCCAACTAAAAATTGATAATATATTATTTGCTCCAGGATTTTTATTTTGAATAAAATAATATCTCGTCCATTCTGTAGTAAGAGTTATAGTTTGTCGATTATTATCCAAGCCAAAAGCTATCGTCAAAGGGGCATCTGCTTTTAACCACGCAGAATAGACATAAGTTCCTGCGTCATTTTTAATAGCACTAGGAGATCTATTATAAATACCGCCGCCTTGAACGGAAGTAACTATTTTACAACACTTACTGAATTTTTCATCTGAAATTATAGATAATGTTGCAGTATTATTTTTAGTCCATGAATTTAATCCATTATCAAAACTTCCATTAGATAATAAATTTATTCCTCCTTGTTCTTCGCGCGTGATGACTTTTTCATTGTTATACACTAGATTAGGCAATTTATTTACTGTAGTATCAAATTCTAAAGAATCATATATCTCTTGATTTAACACTGTAGATGTATCTGTAGCATAATAATCTAAACCAAATATATTAAAATTTGAAGATCCCATAAATTCTATAGTGGATGAAGGTGCTGCCATAAAATAAAATTCAACTCCACCATATTTTTTCCCATTATACGTGAAAGTGCATGGACGTAAATTTACTATATTATTCCCCAATCCTAAACCAAAATAACTCATATTGGAGGTATTATATTTTTTTTCAGCTCCTACATATAAAGAATTTATTTCTGCCCCCAGTGTTCCATTATATCTATGAAAACTGATTATTCCTGAACTATAAGAATCCAAATTCGGATTATCATTAGTAACTTCACATAATGCTATAACGGATTTTCTATAACTCGTAAGTTGAAGCTGTCCTGTCAAAATAACTCTTTTTGTTTTAGTATCAGGATCAAAATTACCATCATGCCATAATTTTCTCCAAGGCTGCCAAGTTGTAAAATTTGTATCTGTGCCTCCCCCTTTAGCCCCTTGCCTCATGTAATATTCATTGTTAGAATATCCTGTGATAATTTGGAATGCAGTATCAACTCCTCGGGATACAATTAATTGTCCGTAACCAACATTTGAATTTGGGGGTAAATTAGTATAATTAGGTGACGTAGCATCAAGTCTATAAAAACCAGATGTAACGACTGTATTTAGGTCTGTTCCAGAAGGTAATACAATATATTTACTCACCGCATCTGTTACTCCGTACCCTGCTAATGTAGTTGGTTTACCAGATGCTATCTTTGACCAATCAAGGTTAGGTATATCCGAAGCACTTAAATTAGTTGCAGAAATAACCCTGCCTTTTGCATCTATAGTAAGTTTAGTATAAGTTCCTGCTGTCGCTCCACTGTTAGCTAGTACCACAGTTATACTCTTATTGGCAGAACCATCAAAAGGAGTAGAACCTGTGGCATCTCCTATTAATGATATAGTTCTCGCTGTAGCCAATTTATTTGCCGTAGACGCATTACCTCCATCAGCTGGCATAGAAGTTGGAAAATCCGTTATCTGTGATTTTGTATGAGTATGGACCTTTGGTGCCTGAGCATTTACACCACTTGCATCTAAGGTAGCTACCCCATTATTAGTTCCCATTTCAGTTCTTTTTACCTGTGCATCATTTGTTACATTTCCCAGTCCTACATCACTCTTTGTAGTTCCATGAGGATTGGTACCACTTCCAGGATGAGTGTAAACTGTTTTTTCTGTTCCATTTATTTTTATGTTTCCATTAGTACTAGACTGCTCTACTTTATTTGCTCCTGTACTTATGCCATCAAGCTTTACTTTATCTTCTTTAGCCATTCTTCCATCTTGTGTAGAAGATGCTTTTTTTACTATTTCCAGATCAACAGCAGCATTATCATCCACAAAATCCTGCCTCTTGGGATATTCATTTCCCTGCCATTGGTTTAATCCTATATTTGGTGTTTTGTTAGCACTAGGCATTTTTCATTCACTCCCCTATCCTTTATAAGCTTCTAATTCATCCCATGTTAAGTCTAATGCATCCCATTGATCGAAAGTTTTATTATAGTTATCAAATTCATTCCAAATTATATATCTGAAAATATAATCCAACAGTAGATATGCAGGCTTTATATCATTAACTGCATTTTTTAAATCCTGAATGTTAGAAGGTACCCCATAAACATTGACAAAAGCAATATGAATAATACCATCAAAAGTAACTTCCACATCACCATTTGTAAAAGAATCACATACAAGTTTTATAAGTGCAGCATTTAATTTTCCTGTACCTCTGGACTTGGATTTTATTACACTTCTTCTATAATCTAAAGCTTTTGTATAATCCGTAATTATACCCAGTTCTCTTTCA
This genomic interval from Clostridium kluyveri contains the following:
- a CDS encoding putative phage tail protein, which gives rise to MSNTALKNYLPPIPADTKIFRGVLNSEDTEFNNMYGNIDNIKAQLNIDTATWALDIYERELGIITDYTKALDYRRSVIKSKSRGTGKLNAALIKLVCDSFTNGDVEVTFDGIIHIAFVNVYGVPSNIQDLKNAVNDIKPAYLLLDYIFRYIIWNEFDNYNKTFDQWDALDLTWDELEAYKG